One genomic region from Opisthocomus hoazin isolate bOpiHoa1 chromosome Z, bOpiHoa1.hap1, whole genome shotgun sequence encodes:
- the GRHPR gene encoding glyoxylate reductase/hydroxypyruvate reductase isoform X1, which translates to MAVFVTRRIPAEGLRVLSQAAGCRVQQWDSEEPVPRAELLAGVAGKRGLLCLLSDRIDREVLEAAGPGLEVISTMSVGFDHLALDDIKRRGIRVGYTPDVLTDATAELSVALLLAACRRLPEAVEQVKNGGWTTWKPLWMCGYGLSDSTVGIIGLGRIGQAVARRLKPFGVKKFLYAGSRPKPEDAAEFEAEFVPLTRLAEESDFVVVTCALTPATQGMCNKDFFARMKKTAVFVNTSRGAVVNQEDLYDALTHGQIAAAGLDVTTPEPLPTDHPLLSLKNCVVLPHIGSATYATRSTMAVLAANNLLAGLRGEPMPHELLL; encoded by the exons atGGCGGTGTTCGTGACGCGGCGGATCccggccgaggggctgcgggtgcTGTCGCAGGCCGCGGG GTGCCGCGTGCAGCAGTGGGACTCGGAGGAGCCGGTGCCGCGGGCCGAGCTGCTGGCCGGCGTGGCGGGGAAGCGcgggctgctgtgcctgctgtccGACCGCATCGACCGCGAGGTGCTGGAGGCCGCCG GGCCCGGGCTGGAAGTCATCAGCACCATGTCCGTGGGGTTCGACCACCTGGCCCTGGACGACATCAAGCGGCG agggatccgCGTGGGGTACACGCCCGACGTCCTGACCGACGCCACGGCGGAGCTCTCtgtggctctgctgctggccGCGTGCCGCCGGCTGCCGGAGGCCGTGGAGCAGGTGAAGAA CGGTGGCTGGACGACATGGAAGCCCTTATGGATGTGTGGCTATGGTCTGTCTGACAGTACGGTGGGCATCATAGGTCTGGGGAGAATAG GACAGGCGGTTGCCCGCCGCCTGAAGCCATTTGGGGTCAAGAAGTTTTTGTACGCTGGCAGTCGCCCGAAACCAGAGGATGCTGCAGAGTTTGAAGCTGAGTTCG TCCCACTCACGAGGCTGGCGGAAGAGTCGGACTTTGTTGTGGTGACGTGTGCTTTGACTCCGGCCACCCAGGGAATGTGCAACAAGGACTTCTTCGCCAGAATGAAGAAGACTGCCGTGTTCGTCAACACAAGCAG GGGGGCCGTGGTCAACCAGGAGGACCTGTACGATGCGCTGACCCACGGCCAGATCGCAGCAGCGGGCCTGGACGTCACGACACCGGAGCCGCTGCCCACTGACCACCCCCTGCTCTCCCTCAAGAACTGCG TGGTTCTGCCGCACATCGGGAGTGCCACGTACGCCACGAGGAGCACCATGGCTGTCCTGGCGGCCAACAACCTGCTGGCCGGGCTGCGAGGGGAGCCCATGCCCCACGAGCTGCTGCTGTGA
- the GRHPR gene encoding glyoxylate reductase/hydroxypyruvate reductase isoform X2 yields the protein MAVFVTRRIPAEGLRVLSQAAGCRVQQWDSEEPVPRAELLAGVAGKRGLLCLLSDRIDREVLEAAGPGLEVISTMSVGFDHLALDDIKRRGIRVGYTPDVLTDATAELSVALLLAACRRLPEAVEQVKNGGWTTWKPLWMCGYGLSDSTVGIIGLGRIGQAVARRLKPFGVKKFLYAGSRPKPEDAAEFEAEFVPLTRLAEESDFVVVTCALTPATQGMCNKDFFARMKKTAVFVNTSRGAVVNQEDLYDALTHGQIAAAGLDVTTPEPLPTDHPLLSLKNCVLSDR from the exons atGGCGGTGTTCGTGACGCGGCGGATCccggccgaggggctgcgggtgcTGTCGCAGGCCGCGGG GTGCCGCGTGCAGCAGTGGGACTCGGAGGAGCCGGTGCCGCGGGCCGAGCTGCTGGCCGGCGTGGCGGGGAAGCGcgggctgctgtgcctgctgtccGACCGCATCGACCGCGAGGTGCTGGAGGCCGCCG GGCCCGGGCTGGAAGTCATCAGCACCATGTCCGTGGGGTTCGACCACCTGGCCCTGGACGACATCAAGCGGCG agggatccgCGTGGGGTACACGCCCGACGTCCTGACCGACGCCACGGCGGAGCTCTCtgtggctctgctgctggccGCGTGCCGCCGGCTGCCGGAGGCCGTGGAGCAGGTGAAGAA CGGTGGCTGGACGACATGGAAGCCCTTATGGATGTGTGGCTATGGTCTGTCTGACAGTACGGTGGGCATCATAGGTCTGGGGAGAATAG GACAGGCGGTTGCCCGCCGCCTGAAGCCATTTGGGGTCAAGAAGTTTTTGTACGCTGGCAGTCGCCCGAAACCAGAGGATGCTGCAGAGTTTGAAGCTGAGTTCG TCCCACTCACGAGGCTGGCGGAAGAGTCGGACTTTGTTGTGGTGACGTGTGCTTTGACTCCGGCCACCCAGGGAATGTGCAACAAGGACTTCTTCGCCAGAATGAAGAAGACTGCCGTGTTCGTCAACACAAGCAG GGGGGCCGTGGTCAACCAGGAGGACCTGTACGATGCGCTGACCCACGGCCAGATCGCAGCAGCGGGCCTGGACGTCACGACACCGGAGCCGCTGCCCACTGACCACCCCCTGCTCTCCCTCAAGAACTGCG TCCTCAGCGACCGATGA
- the ZBTB5 gene encoding zinc finger and BTB domain-containing protein 5 produces MDFPGHFEQIFQQLNYQRLHGQLCDCVIVVGNRHFKAHRSVLAACSTHFRALFTVAEGDQTMNMIQLDSEVVTAEAFAALIDMMYTSTLMLGESNVMDVLLAASHLHLNSVVKACKHYLTTRTLPMSPPSDRIQEQNARMQRSFMLQQLGLSIVSSALNSTQSSEEQSNTMSSSMRSNIEQRTTFPIRRLHKRKQSSEDRARQRIRPAMDESVSDVAAESGQSVVHSREDFFSPDSLKIVDNSKADAVGDNQEDNTIMFDQSFGAQEDAQVPSQSDNSGGNISQLSMASQATQVETSFDQEAASEKNNFPCENPEVSPNEKEHMRVVVKSEPLSSPEPQDEVSDVTSQAEGSESVEVEGGVVSAEKIELSPESSDRSFSDPQSSTDRVGDIHIMEVSNNLEHKSTFSISNFLNKSRGGGFGASQNSDDNIPNTTSDCRMDSDASYLMSPESGPAGGHSSATVSHVENPFSEPADSHFVRPMQDVMGLPCVQTSGYRAAEQFGMDFPRSGLGLHSLSRAMMGSVRGGASSFPGYRRIAPKMPVVTSVRSSQLQDNSSSSQLIMNGTTSFENGHPSQPGPPQLTRASADVLSKCKKALSEHNVLVVEGARKYACKICCKTFLTLTDCKKHIRVHTGEKPYACLKCGKRFSQSSHLYKHSKTTCLRWQSSNLPSTLL; encoded by the coding sequence ATGGATTTTCCAGGACACTTTGAGCAAATCTTTCAGCAGCTCAACTACCAGAGGCTTCATGGGCAGCTTTGTGACTGTGTCATTGTGGTGGGAAACAGGCATTTCAAAGCCCACCGCTCTGTTCTGGCAGCATGTAGCACACATTTCCGAGCTCTGTTTACTGTAGCAGAAGGAGATCAGACTATGAATATGATTCAGCTGGACAGCGAAGTGGTgacagcagaagcttttgctgctctgatAGACATGATGTATACTTCCACACTAATGCTTGGGGAGAGCAATGTTATGGATGTCTTGCTGGCTGCTTCTCACTTACATTTGAACTCTGTTGTTAAAGCATGCAAACACTACCTTACTACCAGGACGCTGCCGATGTCTCCACCAAGTGACAGAATTCAAGAGCAAAATGCGCGCATGCAGAGGTCTTTCATGCTCCAGCAGCTTGGACTGAGCATCGTGAGCTCTGCCTTGAATTCCACTCAGAGTTCAGAGGAACAATCAAATACTATGAGCTCCTCAATGAGAAGTAACATTGAGCAGCGCACTACTTTTCCTATCCGTCGTCTCCACAAACgtaaacagtcttctgaggatcGGGCCAGGCAGCGCATCAGGCCTGCCATGGATGAGTCTGTTTCCGATGTGGCTGCAGAGAGCGGGCAGTCAGTGGTTCATTCACGGGAAGATTTCTTCTCACCAGATTCACTGAAGATTGTGGACAACTCTAAGGCTGATGCTGTTGGTGATAACCAGGAGGATAATACTATTATGTTTGATCAGTCTTTTGGTGCTCAGGAAGATGCTCAAGTGCCCAGCCAGTCTGACAACAGCGGAGGAAACATTTCACAGCTGTCCATGGCGTCCCAGGCAACGCAGGTTGAAACCAGCTTTGACCAGGAGGCTGCTTCTGAGAAGAACAACTTCCCATGTGAGAATCCAGAGGTCAGTCCGAACGAAAAAGAGCACATGAGGGTGGTGGTGAAGTCTGAGCCCCTGAGCTCCCCGGAGCCGCAAGATGAGGTGAGCGATGTCACTTCGCAAGCGGAGGGCAGCGAGTCTGTTGAAGTGGAAGGAGGAGTAGTGAGCGCAGAGAAGATAGAACTGAGTCCCGAGAGCAGCGATCGTAGCTTTTCTGACCCTCAGTCCAGTACTGATAGAGTGGGAGACATCCATATTATGGAGGTGTCAAATAACCTGGAACACAAGTCCACTTTCAGTATCtcaaattttttaaataaaagcagaggTGGTGGCTTTGGTGCTAGTCAAAACAGCGATGACAACATTCCAAATACCACCAGTGACTGCAGAATGGACAGTGATGCCTCTTACCTGATGAGTCCAGAGTCGGGGCCTGCTGGTGGCCACTCGTCTGCCACCGTGTCTCACGTCGAGAATCCGTTTAGCGAGCCTGCAGACTCTCATTTTGTCAGACCAATGCAGGATGTGATGGGTCTCCCCTGTGTACAGACTTCCGGGTACCGGGCGGCGGAACAGTTTGGCATGGATTTTCCACGGTCAGGCTTGGGCTTGCACTCCCTGTCGAGGGCGATGATGGGCTCGGTAAGAGGTGGAGCtagcagctttcctggctaccgcCGCATAGCCCCCAAAATGCCTGTTGTGACCTCTgtcaggagctcccagctgcaggaTAACTCGTCCAGTTCCCAGCTGATCATGAATGGGACCACTTCTTTTGAAAACGGGCATCCATCGCAGCCTGGTCCGCCACAGCTGACGAGGGCATCTGCAGATGTCCTTTCGAAATGCAAGAAGGCCTTATCCGAGCACAACGTCTTGGTTGTGGAAGGTGCACGCAAGTATGCGTGCAAGATCTGCTGCAAGACGTTTTTGACCTTGACAGACTGCAAGAAGCACATCCGCGTGCACACGGGAGAGAAGCCTTACGCCTGCCTGAAGTGCGGCAAGCGGTTCAGCCAGTCCAGCCACCTCTACAAGCACTCCAAGACCACCTGCCTGAGGTGGCAGAGCAGCAACCTGCCCAGCACTTTGCTTTAA